The following proteins are co-located in the Siansivirga zeaxanthinifaciens CC-SAMT-1 genome:
- a CDS encoding SGNH/GDSL hydrolase family protein, which translates to MKTHILKSKYIWLLIIIISLSACNDIEDVSRETPVTSLPELTAGTANFSKFVSLGNSLTAGFTDNALFKASQENSFPNILASKFALVGGGEFTQPLMNDNVGGFLFGGMQSSQFAPRLYFNGSGPALLPATSSTEVFAPSIGSKNNMGVPGASSFHLLFNGYGNPANLTSATPTANPYFVRIASSPTATILGDALAQAPTFVSLWIGNNDILGYATSGASTSGPTSEAIFNSSIDAIVGAFQAANVQGVMANIPNVTTIPFFTTVPHNPVPLDSATAQYLNSAAAYGAYNAGIQAAFGYLVSINAISQANANAEIAKRTITFNPGPGNAVVIMDEDLTDLTAINPALISMRQATKNDLLVLTSSNFIGTQAVPGNPATVNGVAIPLADKWVLTPEEQEEIIAVTNTFNNKIKAAATAAGFAFVDVNTILNQLATGGISDGNFTLTSNLVTGGAFGLDGVHPTSRGYALIANEFLKAIDKTYGSNFEASGNLVNIGDYPTNYSLALR; encoded by the coding sequence ATGAAAACGCATATTTTAAAATCAAAATATATTTGGCTGCTAATTATTATCATTAGTTTATCAGCCTGTAACGATATAGAAGATGTAAGCAGGGAAACTCCTGTAACGTCACTCCCAGAATTAACAGCAGGTACTGCAAATTTCTCTAAGTTCGTTTCTCTGGGAAATTCGCTAACCGCCGGATTTACAGATAACGCGCTATTTAAAGCATCACAGGAAAATTCGTTTCCAAACATTCTCGCTAGTAAATTTGCGCTTGTAGGAGGTGGAGAATTTACACAACCACTTATGAATGATAATGTTGGAGGTTTTCTTTTTGGCGGCATGCAAAGCAGCCAGTTTGCTCCGAGATTATATTTCAATGGATCGGGTCCTGCCCTGCTTCCAGCAACATCTTCGACAGAAGTTTTTGCACCATCCATAGGAAGTAAAAACAATATGGGAGTTCCTGGAGCATCTAGCTTTCACCTACTATTTAATGGATATGGTAATCCAGCTAATTTAACCTCAGCAACACCAACTGCCAACCCATACTTTGTAAGAATAGCAAGCAGCCCAACAGCTACTATTTTAGGTGATGCCCTTGCACAAGCACCAACATTTGTTTCACTATGGATTGGAAACAACGATATACTGGGCTATGCTACTTCTGGGGCAAGTACCAGCGGCCCAACATCAGAGGCTATATTTAACAGTTCTATTGATGCCATTGTTGGTGCATTTCAAGCAGCAAATGTTCAAGGCGTTATGGCGAATATTCCTAACGTAACAACCATTCCATTTTTTACTACGGTACCTCATAATCCGGTACCCTTAGATAGTGCTACAGCACAATATTTAAATAGTGCAGCGGCATATGGCGCTTACAATGCAGGCATACAAGCGGCTTTTGGTTATTTAGTTAGTATAAACGCTATAAGTCAAGCCAATGCAAATGCCGAAATTGCAAAAAGAACCATAACATTTAATCCTGGTCCAGGAAATGCTGTTGTAATTATGGATGAAGATTTAACAGACTTAACAGCCATTAATCCGGCATTAATAAGCATGAGACAAGCCACCAAAAACGACTTACTGGTTTTAACAAGCTCAAATTTTATTGGAACACAAGCTGTACCAGGCAATCCTGCTACTGTAAATGGTGTTGCCATTCCGCTTGCCGATAAATGGGTTTTAACCCCAGAAGAACAAGAAGAAATTATAGCAGTTACAAACACCTTTAATAACAAAATAAAAGCAGCAGCAACAGCAGCTGGGTTTGCATTTGTAGATGTAAACACAATATTAAATCAATTAGCCACTGGCGGAATAAGTGATGGGAACTTTACGCTCACATCAAATTTAGTTACAGGAGGTGCCTTTGGTTTAGACGGTGTGCACCCAACTTCTAGAGGATATGCCCTAATAGCAAACGAATTTTTAAAGGCTATCGATAAAACCTATGGTTCAAATTTCGAAGCTTCCGGAAATCTAGTAAACATTGGCGATTATCCTACCAACTACTCACTAGCATTGCGATAA
- the atpD gene encoding F0F1 ATP synthase subunit beta, producing the protein MSKVTGKVAQIVGPVIDVEFAAGSELPRIYDSLEIKRPDGSLLVLEVQSHIGEDTVRTIAMDSSDGLSRGTEVTATGAPIQMPIGDDVYGRLFNVIGDAIDGLGNLPKAGDAGLPIHRQAPKFEDLSTSTEVLFTGIKVIDLIEPYAKGGKIGLFGGAGVGKTVLIQELINNIAKGHGGLSVFAGVGERTREGNDLLREMLESGIIRYGEDFMHSMEDGGWDLSKVDKSKMKESKATFVFGQMNEPPGARARVALSGLTIAEYFRDGAGDGQGKDVLFFVDNIFRFTQAGSEVSALLGRMPSAVGYQPTLATEMGAMQERITSTKRGSITSVQAVYVPADDLTDPAPATTFAHLDATTVLSRKIAELGIYPAVDPLDSTSRILTADILGHDHYACAQRVKELLQRYKELQDIIAILGMEELSEEDKLAVGRARRVQRFLSQPFHVAEQFTGIPGVLVDIKETIKGFNMIMDGELDHLPEAAFNLKGTIEEAIEAGEKMLAEA; encoded by the coding sequence ATGTCTAAAGTTACAGGTAAAGTTGCACAAATAGTAGGTCCGGTTATCGACGTTGAATTCGCTGCTGGTTCAGAGCTTCCAAGAATTTATGATTCATTAGAAATTAAAAGACCTGATGGTTCTTTGTTAGTACTAGAAGTACAATCTCACATTGGTGAAGATACAGTACGTACAATAGCAATGGATTCTTCGGATGGTTTAAGTAGAGGTACAGAAGTTACTGCAACTGGTGCCCCAATACAAATGCCTATTGGCGATGATGTTTACGGGCGTTTATTCAATGTAATTGGAGATGCTATTGATGGTTTAGGTAACTTACCTAAAGCTGGAGATGCTGGTTTACCAATTCACAGACAAGCACCTAAATTTGAAGACTTATCAACGTCTACTGAAGTTTTATTTACAGGTATTAAAGTAATTGACTTAATTGAGCCTTACGCAAAAGGTGGTAAAATTGGTTTATTTGGTGGTGCTGGAGTAGGTAAAACCGTATTAATTCAGGAGTTAATTAATAATATAGCAAAAGGTCACGGTGGACTTTCAGTATTTGCTGGAGTTGGAGAAAGAACTCGTGAAGGAAATGACCTTTTAAGAGAGATGTTAGAATCTGGAATTATTCGTTACGGTGAAGATTTCATGCATTCTATGGAAGATGGCGGATGGGATTTATCGAAAGTTGATAAATCTAAAATGAAAGAATCTAAAGCTACTTTCGTATTCGGACAAATGAACGAGCCACCAGGAGCACGTGCGCGTGTTGCCTTATCTGGTTTAACAATTGCCGAGTATTTCCGTGATGGTGCTGGCGACGGTCAAGGTAAAGATGTACTTTTCTTCGTAGATAACATTTTCCGTTTTACACAAGCGGGTTCTGAGGTTTCTGCATTATTAGGTCGTATGCCATCTGCGGTAGGTTACCAACCTACATTAGCAACAGAGATGGGTGCGATGCAAGAGCGTATTACTTCTACAAAAAGAGGTTCTATTACATCTGTACAAGCGGTTTACGTACCTGCAGATGATTTAACGGATCCTGCACCAGCAACAACGTTTGCTCACTTAGATGCTACAACCGTATTATCTCGTAAAATTGCAGAGTTAGGTATTTATCCAGCGGTAGACCCATTAGATTCTACTTCTCGTATCTTAACTGCCGATATTTTAGGCCATGATCATTATGCTTGTGCTCAAAGAGTAAAAGAGTTATTACAACGTTACAAAGAATTACAAGATATTATCGCTATTCTTGGTATGGAAGAGCTTTCTGAAGAAGATAAATTAGCTGTAGGTAGAGCAAGACGTGTACAACGTTTCTTATCGCAACCATTCCACGTAGCAGAACAGTTTACAGGTATTCCAGGTGTACTAGTTGATATTAAAGAAACTATTAAAGGATTTAACATGATTATGGATGGTGAATTAGATCACTTACCAGAAGCTGCGTTTAACCTTAAAGGGACTATCGAAGAGGCTATCGAAGCTGGAGAGAAAATGTTAGCAGAAGCGTAA
- a CDS encoding F0F1 ATP synthase subunit epsilon: protein MYLEIVSPEATLFSSEIDSIAVPGVNGEFQILDNHASIVSVLKEGVIKIHTHTKSHLVFDTLHSEVIPFHDDDKILTLQIKSGTLEMKDNKVIVLVD, encoded by the coding sequence ATGTATTTAGAAATTGTATCACCAGAGGCCACTTTATTTAGTTCTGAAATAGATTCTATAGCCGTACCTGGTGTAAATGGAGAGTTTCAAATTTTAGATAATCACGCTTCCATTGTATCGGTATTAAAAGAAGGTGTTATTAAAATACACACGCATACAAAAAGTCATTTAGTTTTTGATACCTTACACTCTGAAGTGATTCCATTTCATGATGATGATAAAATTTTAACATTACAAATTAAGTCTGGGACACTTGAAATGAAAGATAATAAAGTGATTGTTTTAGTTGACTAA
- a CDS encoding LexA family protein, which translates to MIAHKSGSLTFFTPEILDDASAHFFDTGISAGFPSPAEDFSEQRLSLDEELVKNKEATFYARVSGQSMIGAGLDDNDLLLIDRSLEPSNNKIAVCFLDGEFTVKRLKVDKDEVWLQPENPNYPIIKITPENDFIIWGIVTNVIKKV; encoded by the coding sequence CACACAAATCTGGAAGTTTAACCTTCTTTACACCAGAAATTTTAGATGACGCCTCTGCTCATTTTTTCGACACGGGTATTTCTGCCGGTTTTCCATCGCCTGCCGAAGATTTTAGTGAACAACGTTTATCATTAGATGAAGAGCTTGTAAAAAATAAAGAAGCCACTTTTTATGCACGTGTTAGCGGCCAGTCTATGATAGGCGCAGGACTAGATGACAATGATTTGCTGCTAATAGACCGAAGTTTAGAACCTTCAAACAATAAAATAGCGGTTTGTTTTTTAGATGGTGAATTTACTGTAAAGCGATTAAAAGTTGATAAAGATGAGGTTTGGTTGCAACCAGAAAACCCCAATTACCCTATTATTAAAATAACACCAGAAAACGATTTTATTATTTGGGGTATCGTTACCAATGTTATAAAAAAGGTATAA